A segment of the Marinomonas posidonica IVIA-Po-181 genome:
AGCACCACTGCTAAAGAGCGAATCTTTATGTCTTTGCTGTTCATTATTCGTAACGAACTTCAACACGACGATTAAGCTGCCAAGCATTATCATCGTGACCAAATGCAACAGGCACTTCTTCACCAAAGCTTACTGTTTCAATTTGAGAAGCAGCAACACCTTGGATTGTTAGATAACGACTTACCGCTTTAGCACGACGCTCACCAAGAGCCATGTTGTATTCACGAGTACCACGCTCATCAGCATGACCTTCAAGAACAACACGTGCGTCTGGGTTTGCTACCAAGTATTGGGCGTGCTTAGCTAAGGCTTCACGTGCCGCTGGACGAACAATAGACTTGTCGAAATCGAAGTAGAATACAGTCTCAACACCAGCAAGCATATCAGCCATTGATTCTTTTGTTGCTTCAGCAGAATCATCAACGATAACACTTGTAACAGCACCATCTTCACCAGCACCAAATGATTGGTCTGTAGATCCAGCAGCTGAATCATCAACTTGTTCAGTTGAAGCTGCATCTTCTGCAACAGTTGAAGAATCAGTATCTGTTGCTGTTGTACTACAGCCTGCTAGCCACGCAGCAGACAACCCAATTACAGCAAACTTACCCAGTTTGTTTACACTCATTATTCACTCCTCAATGTCTTTATTTGAAATACGGGGACCAAGATGGCTCACGTACATCTCCGTTTGCTGATGGTAACCTATATTTAACAAGCCCATCAACGGATACTACGGCTAAGATACCCTTTCCTTTATAGGTTGTGGCATATATCACCATGCTACCATTTGGCGCAATGCTTGGCGATTCGTCTAAGTAAGTCTCTGTTAGAATTTGAACTCGACCCGTTTTCATATCTTGTAACGCAATATGATAGTTGCCATCATTTTTCTGAACAGTCACAAGGTAACGACCATCAGGCGTCATTCTTGCTCTGGTATTAAGGTCGCCTTCAAAGGTCACCCTTTCAACCTGCTTACTATTAACATCTAATCGATAGATTTGTGGATTACCACCACGATCAGATGTGAAAACTATTCCTTTACCATCAGGCTCCCAACTCGGCTCTGTGTCTATCGCATAATGGTTTGTCATACGCTCTAATTTTTGTGTCGCAATATCAAGCGTATAAATTTCTGGATTGTTATCTTTTGATAACACGATAGCCAGTTTTTTTCCATCTGGAGACCAGGCAGGTGCACCATTTAGGCCTTTAAATTGTGCAATTTGCTGACGTTTACCAGAAGCTAACTCTTGTATAAAAATGTTAGGCCTTCTGTTACGAAACATAACATAAGCAATTTTGCGACCATCACTA
Coding sequences within it:
- the pal gene encoding peptidoglycan-associated lipoprotein Pal, with the protein product MSVNKLGKFAVIGLSAAWLAGCSTTATDTDSSTVAEDAASTEQVDDSAAGSTDQSFGAGEDGAVTSVIVDDSAEATKESMADMLAGVETVFYFDFDKSIVRPAAREALAKHAQYLVANPDARVVLEGHADERGTREYNMALGERRAKAVSRYLTIQGVAASQIETVSFGEEVPVAFGHDDNAWQLNRRVEVRYE
- the tolB gene encoding Tol-Pal system beta propeller repeat protein TolB; its protein translation is MFKRCLSAVFVFFFFVSTAKAQLVIEITSGADQLLPIAVVPFGYDGVEALPEDIAQIVEADLARSGLFQPIPRSNMLSMPSKEADVFYRDWRLLKSDYVVIGSVNKLPNNKYRIGFELLNVLSQKPVQKHSSIDVGINNFRDAAHYISDKIYELLTGSRGAFSTRILYVTAEGDRKAPLFKLQVADADGHRPQVVVESKEPILSPSWSSDGRKIAYVMFRNRRPNIFIQELASGKRQQIAQFKGLNGAPAWSPDGKKLAIVLSKDNNPEIYTLDIATQKLERMTNHYAIDTEPSWEPDGKGIVFTSDRGGNPQIYRLDVNSKQVERVTFEGDLNTRARMTPDGRYLVTVQKNDGNYHIALQDMKTGRVQILTETYLDESPSIAPNGSMVIYATTYKGKGILAVVSVDGLVKYRLPSANGDVREPSWSPYFK